TATGCCATTCAGGCTGACGATGAAAGTAATTTTACCAGCATTATGCTTGAAATTGAGCAGGTAGAAAACCTCATTAAACTGCATCAGATCAAAGCTGAGCATAATTTCAATATCCTGTTCAAGTACAATCCTAAAGAACTCGCAGACATCCAGATCATACCGCTGGTACTGGTTACCCTGGTAGAAAATATGTTTAAGCATGGTGATCTTGTGCTTGAACACCTGCCTGCTATTATCAGTATTAATTTAACCCAGCAGGTGCTGATCATCGAAACCCAGAACCTGATCAATATGAATGCAACCCCTACCAGTCATCACATTGGCCTGGATAATATTAAAAAGCGATTGCAGATTGTATATGGTCAGAAAGCGTTTCTGAAAACCAGTAAGGGAAAAAATAATTATTTTAATGTAATGCTGAGTATCGACCTGAATTGAAGTAATGTTGGATTATCACAGTTTAAATAAAAAATGCCTTCTCCAATAAAAGAGAAGGCATTTTCTTTGTTTATAATGGTAGAAATCCTTAAGATTTTGGATTCAGTGCGGTATTAATGCGTACCAATAGATCCTGCAAATGGAATTTGCTCATACCGGTTGCTGCTGGTATTGCAGTGCGGATATCTTTCGCCAGAATGCTCAGGTGGGCGCGACTAACGCTTGAAACATCAGAACTGGTTGGATCTGTAACCCTCATGCCAGGGAAAGAGGAACCACCAGCAGCCTGAGCCGGAGCAGAAATCAGTTTGATCATGTTATCTATATAGGCTTTCTGAAGGTTTCTTCTGTAAACATCTATGTTTTTATGTGAACTCAACTCTGACCAGATGCCAGATTTAAGGTCGCTGAACAGGTTAAAGGCTGTGTAGGCTTTGTTGCCGTTTAGCGCTTCGTCATTGATCAGCTTGCCAATTGTATTCGCATTCTGCAATCTTGCTAAAGTACTTTTTTGTGTACCCTGGAAGACATCAACCGGATTGATGCCAGTACGCTCGATTAATTCTTTGTTGATTAACCATGTTGGGGTAGCAAATAACTGTGTATTGAGGAAGGTCATTGCTTCTTTTTGTATAGCAAAAGGAACAGGCTGGAACATACCCCCTTTTTCTTCAACTGTTTTAGGACTGGCATAGATACCACCTACATTTTTCGCCACATGCCCCATATAACGGCCATATTGGCCTACCACTTCACCATACAGGGTTTTTGCATTCTGATAGCTTTCGTTGGGTTCTTTGCTCCAGGTAAGAATGTTTGGTAATATCCTTTTCAGGTTTTTGATGCCGTAGGACGAGGCAAGCATGGCATTGTCACCCAGGTCTTCATTCTGGTTGCGCGGATCATTAGGATCACTTTCTGTACCAAAAGTGAGGCGTTTATTTGCACTGATCCTTTTGATAATGGTCTGGTTTGAATAGGCAGCTTCCTCTTCAGGAGTATTGAATTCAGGCAGCCATTTGTAGCCCCATTCAATTGCCCACAGATCGTAATCACCTATTCTAGGGAATATACCTTTGGCGCTGATGTTATCTTCCGGCTGTGCCACATAGTTAAAACGGGCATAATCCATAATGGATGGGGTATGACCATTTTTTTCTACCCATTGTTTGTCTCTTAGCTTTTCTACCGGAACGGTTGCTGATGATCCAAAGTTATGACGCAAGCCTAAAGTATGTCCTATTTCGTGTGAAGAAACAAAGCGGATCAGCTGCCCCATTAGCTCATCATCAAATTTCATTTTTCGGGCCTTAGGATCGATGGCAGCGGCCTGGATAAAGTACCAGTTCCTCAACAACTGCATTACGTTATGGTACCAGTTGACATGTGTTTCCAGAATCTCGCCGGTGCGTGGGTCGTGTACATGCGGCCCGCTTGCATTAGGAATATCAGATGGCTTGTAAACAATGGCATTGTGCCTTGCATCGTCGATGCTCCAGTTTGGATCTTTTGGTGCCTCTTTGGCAACAATT
This window of the Pedobacter africanus genome carries:
- a CDS encoding zinc-dependent metalloprotease yields the protein MKKLSLIALVLFCAGYQGFAQKRNPKTPTPVATPPPANPNAMNRPGGPSTGPKPYNQVITAKAKTDKGLFKVHFVEDRYFFEIPDSLLGREILTVNRISKAAAGNRAQMMGYGGDHIGDNVISFEKGPNNKVFLKSISYSERAKDTTDQGMYKSVMSSNIQPLVASFDVKAFAKDSISGVKGTVIDVTDYINSDNDIFFFDSGTKKGLSLGGQMADRSYIKEIKAYPLNIEVRTLKTYMKTPPQAPGMMGGGGGTSTPATYELNSSMVLLPAKPMKPRFFDARVGYFATGYVDFDANPQGVKNQSLITRWRLEPKPEDVEKYKRGELVEPKKQIVYYIDPATPKKWVPYLMQGVNDWQAAFEKAGFKNAIVAKEAPKDPNWSIDDARHNAIVYKPSDIPNASGPHVHDPRTGEILETHVNWYHNVMQLLRNWYFIQAAAIDPKARKMKFDDELMGQLIRFVSSHEIGHTLGLRHNFGSSATVPVEKLRDKQWVEKNGHTPSIMDYARFNYVAQPEDNISAKGIFPRIGDYDLWAIEWGYKWLPEFNTPEEEAAYSNQTIIKRISANKRLTFGTESDPNDPRNQNEDLGDNAMLASSYGIKNLKRILPNILTWSKEPNESYQNAKTLYGEVVGQYGRYMGHVAKNVGGIYASPKTVEEKGGMFQPVPFAIQKEAMTFLNTQLFATPTWLINKELIERTGINPVDVFQGTQKSTLARLQNANTIGKLINDEALNGNKAYTAFNLFSDLKSGIWSELSSHKNIDVYRRNLQKAYIDNMIKLISAPAQAAGGSSFPGMRVTDPTSSDVSSVSRAHLSILAKDIRTAIPAATGMSKFHLQDLLVRINTALNPKS